A stretch of [Clostridium] innocuum DNA encodes these proteins:
- a CDS encoding helix-turn-helix transcriptional regulator, with amino-acid sequence MQNDVMTDKFIDYVNDRIEDLDMTKSSLARSVGLDKNSVTKYLKKERTMPLHVALKIANYLNMDISRICGIQTEQVLMPIELNLMRELRSIRDETSQVRLTLDFISITKSFNSSHR; translated from the coding sequence ATGCAAAATGACGTGATGACTGATAAATTTATAGATTATGTGAATGACAGAATTGAGGATCTGGATATGACGAAGTCTTCTCTCGCAAGAAGTGTCGGGCTGGATAAAAACTCTGTAACAAAATATCTGAAAAAGGAACGGACGATGCCTCTGCATGTCGCTTTGAAAATAGCGAATTATCTGAATATGGATATCAGCAGAATCTGCGGTATTCAGACTGAGCAGGTGCTGATGCCGATAGAGCTGAATCTGATGCGGGAGCTGCGCAGTATCCGGGATGAAACATCACAGGTGCGTCTGACGCTTGATTTCATAAGTATTACCAAATCCTTCAACTCCTCTCATCGTTAG
- the ade gene encoding adenine deaminase, translating to MKLQPKDKKQLLKAALGEIPSDLLIKHVQLVNVITGEIYPANVFVYDGMIAHVEYKNLDADLDKAATVVDGQGHYLIPGFLDAHEHIESSMMTPRNFAKAVLPHGTTTVITDPHEIANVWGMEGVRYMHDSGEDLPMRQLIDIPSCVPAVPGLENAGADFLAEQIEELCGLKRVIGLAEVMDFLAVIHGEDRMMDILKVAEDRGLYMQGHAPYVSGRMLSAYLCGGPNTCHETRASDEGLEKLRSAMYVDARDSSITKNVKDIWEGVKQVKFFDHLCFCTDDREADDILNNGHMNDVVRNAIRCGMDPVTAIKSATYNTAREIKIENLGAIAPGFVADMLLVESLEELKPSHVFYNGELVAENGKLLADIKDESYAIEHRNSMHVKKLSVEDFRIQAPVENGTVKVNLMEYKDLLLSSTLVSCEELPVENGYLKLNDDDLKFVAVVNRHEGHDTVALGVVRGFGTTTGALASTVSHDSHNLTIVYDTAENALLAANELIACGGGMCAVKDGAVLHTLQLPLAGLISLKPAEELAVDNALMKDANRALGLVDMENPLLRIVTLALPVIPEAKMSDLGLIDVLKKEIVPLFA from the coding sequence ATGAAGCTGCAGCCAAAGGATAAAAAACAGCTGCTCAAGGCGGCTCTTGGTGAAATTCCAAGCGATTTGCTGATCAAACATGTTCAGCTGGTCAACGTGATTACCGGAGAAATCTATCCGGCCAATGTATTTGTTTATGATGGTATGATTGCACATGTGGAATATAAGAATCTGGATGCGGATCTGGACAAGGCAGCGACCGTTGTGGATGGACAGGGACACTATCTGATTCCCGGCTTTCTGGATGCGCATGAGCATATCGAAAGCTCCATGATGACGCCGCGTAATTTCGCAAAGGCAGTTCTTCCTCACGGGACAACGACCGTGATTACCGACCCGCATGAAATTGCCAATGTATGGGGCATGGAGGGCGTGCGTTATATGCATGACAGCGGAGAAGATCTCCCCATGCGTCAGCTGATCGATATTCCAAGCTGTGTGCCTGCCGTACCCGGTCTGGAGAATGCGGGAGCGGATTTTCTGGCAGAACAGATTGAAGAGCTTTGCGGCTTAAAGCGTGTCATCGGACTTGCGGAGGTTATGGATTTCCTTGCCGTTATCCATGGTGAGGACCGTATGATGGATATTCTGAAGGTTGCGGAGGATCGCGGACTGTATATGCAGGGACATGCACCGTATGTCAGCGGGCGGATGCTGTCTGCCTATCTGTGCGGTGGTCCGAATACCTGTCATGAAACACGGGCATCGGATGAGGGCTTGGAAAAGCTGCGCAGTGCAATGTATGTGGATGCCAGAGACAGCTCCATCACAAAGAATGTAAAGGATATCTGGGAGGGTGTTAAGCAGGTGAAATTCTTCGATCACCTGTGCTTCTGTACGGATGATCGCGAAGCGGATGATATTCTGAACAACGGACATATGAATGATGTAGTCCGCAATGCCATTCGATGCGGTATGGATCCGGTAACAGCTATTAAGAGTGCTACCTATAATACGGCACGTGAAATCAAAATCGAAAACCTGGGAGCGATTGCACCTGGCTTTGTTGCAGATATGCTGCTGGTGGAAAGCCTGGAGGAATTGAAGCCGAGTCATGTATTTTACAATGGTGAGCTGGTAGCGGAAAATGGAAAGCTGCTGGCAGACATTAAGGATGAAAGCTATGCTATTGAGCATCGCAATTCCATGCATGTGAAGAAGTTAAGCGTTGAGGATTTCCGTATCCAGGCTCCTGTGGAAAACGGGACGGTTAAGGTGAATCTGATGGAGTATAAGGATCTGCTGTTGTCCAGCACACTGGTAAGCTGTGAGGAGCTTCCTGTGGAAAACGGTTATCTGAAGCTGAATGATGATGATTTGAAGTTTGTAGCTGTCGTAAACCGTCATGAGGGGCACGATACAGTTGCACTTGGTGTTGTGCGCGGCTTTGGTACGACAACCGGAGCTCTTGCTTCAACGGTTTCTCATGATTCACACAATCTGACGATTGTATACGATACTGCAGAGAACGCGTTGCTTGCCGCAAATGAGCTGATTGCCTGTGGAGGCGGCATGTGTGCGGTAAAGGACGGAGCTGTGCTTCATACCTTGCAGCTTCCGCTGGCAGGACTGATTTCGCTGAAGCCTGCAGAGGAGCTGGCAGTTGACAATGCACTGATGAAGGATGCGAATCGTGCGCTCGGTCTTGTGGATATGGAAAACCCGCTGCTGAGAATCGTAACCCTTGCTTTACCGGTTATCCCGGAGGCGAAAATGTCCGATCTCGGACTGATTGACGTTTTAAAGAAGGAGATTGTACCGCTGTTTGCATAA
- a CDS encoding YhgE/Pip domain-containing protein: MKEEWKNIAGSTWIKVVLAAIIVIPMLYSGIFLGSMWDPYGNADKIPVAVVNEDNKVTYNGSSLHIGEDLVANLKKAKEMDFCFVDAEKASQGLKDGSYYMIITIPENFSSNATTLMDKHPKKMELRYTTNPGTNYIASKMDETAIAKIREQISATVTKTYADTLFSNVQVLSSGLKTAGKGSQKIQNGLSDSIAGNQTITDNLNTLASSTLTFQDGSETLKQGLQAYTDGVAQLQQGSRQLRSGIRTMNGKSVQLVNGASSLHTGSGELQQGVEAYTTGVAALQQGSEQLMQSSAVLNQGVNALAQGTSDLHKGSSRVLSGMQELSTAIKSSTDSHADLLAYLHEKNTGSADSLKQVTQGAAALEAQLQTIINKNTDASQRLNAAAQKLKDLHAYEDTVNQLTEAAADMNDLNQQYAVLKTGLSKLSKGSEEMTALLSGNDQALTQLQQGLSTVQRSLDAQGSTAEAMGLIQGMQQLQSGLADADKALSGEQGLASGIHAYTKGVDTIRNGLSTLSQKSTALTAGAAQLQTGTTQLNSAIPALQGGITHLLTGSDSLYQGASALNSSSPTLLNGSAQLQGGASQISSGAQQLAQGSNTLGGGLLQLKDGSHTLTSSLHKGAEESSVSATQNTKEMLAQPVVTTHQELSNVENNGTAMAPYMMSVGLYVACMAFTLMYPLLKNTGKTTSGLRMWACKASVMYTVSTLMAVIMISVLMLVNGLSPYQTLLTFAMAALVSAGFMSMIVFFNITCGKIGSFIVLIFMVLQLGGAAGSYPIETSSGFYNAIHPFMPFSYSVHAFRNTLAIGGSITPDILVFAGMLVVFSVLSILFYRWKTSVSEEHFEKTLLAQFH; encoded by the coding sequence ATGAAGGAAGAATGGAAAAATATAGCAGGCAGTACATGGATCAAGGTTGTGCTGGCAGCGATTATTGTGATTCCCATGCTGTATTCAGGTATTTTTCTGGGTTCTATGTGGGATCCTTACGGAAATGCGGATAAAATACCGGTTGCAGTAGTAAATGAAGACAATAAGGTTACCTATAACGGTTCCAGCCTTCATATCGGGGAGGATCTGGTTGCGAATCTGAAAAAGGCAAAGGAAATGGATTTCTGCTTTGTCGATGCCGAAAAAGCCAGCCAGGGCTTAAAGGATGGCTCTTATTATATGATTATAACGATACCTGAAAATTTTTCATCAAATGCAACAACGCTCATGGATAAACATCCGAAAAAAATGGAGCTCAGGTATACAACGAATCCCGGTACCAATTATATCGCCTCGAAAATGGACGAGACAGCGATTGCAAAAATACGGGAACAGATTTCCGCTACTGTGACAAAAACCTATGCCGATACATTATTCTCCAACGTTCAGGTGTTGAGCAGCGGCTTGAAAACAGCGGGAAAGGGCAGTCAGAAAATTCAGAACGGATTATCCGACAGTATTGCGGGGAATCAGACCATCACGGATAATCTGAACACTCTTGCCTCCAGTACACTGACCTTTCAAGACGGAAGTGAAACACTGAAGCAGGGACTGCAGGCTTATACCGATGGAGTGGCACAGCTGCAACAGGGAAGCAGGCAGCTGCGAAGCGGTATCCGCACGATGAATGGAAAAAGCGTACAGCTTGTTAACGGCGCATCCTCGCTGCACACAGGAAGCGGTGAGCTGCAGCAGGGGGTAGAGGCGTATACAACCGGTGTAGCTGCCCTGCAACAGGGAAGTGAGCAGTTAATGCAAAGCTCTGCAGTTTTAAATCAGGGGGTGAATGCTCTGGCGCAGGGAACCTCCGATTTGCATAAGGGCAGCTCTCGTGTTCTGTCTGGTATGCAGGAGCTATCCACTGCAATAAAATCAAGTACCGACAGTCATGCTGATCTACTTGCTTATTTGCACGAAAAAAATACCGGCAGTGCAGATAGTCTGAAGCAGGTTACACAAGGGGCGGCGGCATTGGAGGCTCAGCTGCAGACAATCATAAACAAGAATACAGATGCGAGTCAGAGATTGAATGCAGCCGCACAGAAATTGAAGGATTTGCATGCTTATGAGGATACTGTGAATCAGCTAACAGAAGCGGCAGCGGATATGAATGATTTAAATCAGCAATATGCTGTGCTCAAGACAGGGCTCTCTAAGCTTTCCAAAGGAAGTGAGGAGATGACAGCTCTTCTCAGCGGAAACGATCAGGCATTGACGCAGCTGCAGCAGGGTCTTTCCACTGTACAGCGTTCACTGGATGCACAGGGCTCCACCGCGGAAGCCATGGGTCTGATACAGGGTATGCAGCAGCTTCAAAGCGGCCTTGCAGATGCTGATAAAGCCTTATCTGGTGAACAGGGACTGGCTTCGGGGATTCATGCTTATACAAAGGGCGTAGATACGATTAGAAACGGTCTTTCCACCTTATCACAGAAATCTACGGCTTTAACAGCCGGTGCAGCTCAATTACAAACAGGTACGACACAGCTGAACTCTGCAATTCCTGCTTTACAGGGCGGAATCACACATCTGCTAACGGGTAGTGATTCTCTATATCAGGGAGCCTCAGCATTAAACAGCAGCAGTCCGACATTATTAAACGGCTCTGCTCAGCTGCAGGGCGGCGCTTCTCAAATCAGCAGTGGTGCTCAGCAGCTTGCGCAGGGCTCCAATACACTGGGAGGCGGACTGTTACAGCTGAAGGACGGTTCCCATACGCTGACAAGCTCGCTGCATAAGGGAGCTGAAGAAAGCTCGGTATCAGCAACACAGAATACAAAGGAAATGCTGGCACAGCCGGTGGTCACAACTCATCAGGAATTGAGCAATGTGGAAAACAATGGTACAGCGATGGCGCCCTATATGATGTCTGTCGGGCTGTATGTTGCCTGCATGGCCTTTACTCTTATGTATCCGCTGTTGAAAAACACAGGTAAAACGACGTCCGGTTTGCGTATGTGGGCTTGCAAGGCTTCTGTTATGTATACGGTCTCCACATTGATGGCAGTCATTATGATCAGTGTGCTGATGCTGGTTAACGGCCTATCTCCCTATCAGACGCTGCTTACCTTTGCCATGGCGGCACTGGTTTCCGCAGGCTTCATGTCCATGATCGTTTTCTTTAACATCACCTGTGGAAAAATCGGAAGCTTTATTGTTCTGATATTCATGGTATTGCAGCTGGGGGGAGCGGCAGGTAGCTATCCGATTGAAACATCCTCCGGATTTTATAATGCGATTCATCCGTTTATGCCATTCAGCTACAGTGTGCATGCATTCCGCAATACGTTGGCAATCGGCGGATCCATTACACCGGATATTCTTGTCTTTGCAGGTATGCTTGTAGTCTTCTCTGTTCTTTCCATTCTGTTTTATCGCTGGAAAACAAGTGTCAGTGAAGAGCATTTTGAAAAGACATTGCTGGCGCAGTTTCATTAG
- a CDS encoding Rrf2 family transcriptional regulator, with the protein MRIRGSLEQAICIVLLISTSSRPVKSSELSKKLNVSDSYLKKIMRQLVKAKIVSSIASKNGGFVLLKTPSRITFLDLFNAIEGQEQFAVSTSLVDRVFDSRKQVKEKEEKIMHYLHGAELEYRKKLKEITIQQILSDV; encoded by the coding sequence ATGAGAATACGCGGCAGTCTGGAGCAGGCAATCTGTATCGTGCTGCTGATAAGTACAAGCAGCCGGCCGGTAAAAAGCAGCGAGCTCAGTAAAAAGCTGAACGTATCAGATTCCTATTTAAAAAAAATCATGCGGCAGCTGGTCAAAGCGAAGATCGTTTCTTCAATCGCCAGTAAAAACGGCGGCTTTGTATTATTGAAAACCCCCTCCCGCATCACCTTTCTGGACCTGTTTAATGCCATCGAGGGGCAGGAGCAATTTGCTGTGAGTACAAGCCTTGTCGATCGGGTGTTTGATTCCAGAAAGCAGGTAAAGGAAAAGGAAGAAAAAATCATGCATTATCTGCATGGTGCGGAATTGGAATATCGAAAGAAATTAAAAGAAATCACCATCCAGCAAATTTTATCCGATGTCTGA
- a CDS encoding recombinase family protein, whose product MQYLIYLRKSRADQEAELRGEGETLARHEKALLELARRQHLPIADIYREVVSGETIASRPMMQQLLSEVEQGVWDGVLVMEVERLARGDTIDQGIVAQAFKLSDTKIITPIKTYDPNNEFDEEYFEFGLFMSRREYKTIKRRLNNGRQASVKEGKYVGNRPPYGYERIKIENDKGFTLKPLEKEAQVVRMMFRWYAYGAHGISTIADQLNEMAIPSKTGKQWVYPTVRDILQNPVYVGKIRWGWRGQRKRVKNGSVSVSRPRSDDYLLADGIHPPIIDQQLFDQVQKKFSMHKPLPTSAREMKNPLAGLVICAKCGAKMQRRPYQRENIRTGLICPNNKCRNVSAPFDDVEQKLIEVLAEYIKEEKLRISNGHTQIDDSILQILQNQLADLREETVDLNKQNDNIHDFLEKGIYDVDTFLQRSQKISSRITEIEEKQKTLQQEIIEENKRIESATSIIPMTEQLLLQYENMSALEKNSMLKEVLRCVKYERECSIRDGGTADNFTLYLYPKISHK is encoded by the coding sequence ATGCAATATTTAATTTATCTGAGGAAGTCCCGTGCTGACCAAGAAGCGGAGCTGCGTGGTGAAGGAGAAACACTTGCCCGTCATGAGAAAGCGCTCCTGGAGCTTGCCAGACGTCAGCACCTGCCGATTGCTGACATTTATCGTGAAGTCGTATCCGGAGAAACCATTGCGTCCAGACCGATGATGCAGCAGCTTCTGTCTGAAGTGGAACAGGGTGTATGGGATGGCGTACTGGTCATGGAGGTAGAACGTCTTGCAAGAGGTGATACGATCGACCAGGGCATCGTAGCCCAGGCCTTCAAGCTGTCCGATACGAAGATCATCACACCGATTAAAACATACGATCCAAACAACGAGTTCGATGAAGAGTATTTTGAGTTTGGACTTTTCATGTCCCGCCGTGAATATAAGACGATCAAACGCAGACTGAACAACGGCAGACAGGCATCCGTTAAGGAAGGCAAATATGTGGGCAACCGGCCTCCATACGGCTATGAACGCATCAAGATAGAGAACGACAAGGGCTTCACATTAAAACCGCTGGAGAAGGAAGCGCAGGTCGTAAGGATGATGTTTCGCTGGTATGCATATGGAGCACATGGCATCTCCACCATTGCTGATCAGCTAAACGAAATGGCGATCCCATCCAAGACCGGTAAACAATGGGTGTACCCTACTGTCAGAGATATCCTACAGAACCCGGTCTATGTTGGGAAGATCCGCTGGGGGTGGAGAGGACAGCGTAAAAGAGTAAAGAACGGCTCCGTATCTGTAAGCCGTCCCCGCAGTGATGACTACCTGCTGGCTGACGGTATTCATCCGCCTATCATTGATCAGCAGCTCTTCGACCAGGTCCAGAAGAAATTCTCCATGCATAAACCACTGCCGACCTCCGCTAGAGAAATGAAAAATCCACTGGCAGGGCTTGTGATCTGTGCGAAGTGCGGTGCCAAGATGCAAAGACGTCCGTATCAAAGAGAAAACATTCGAACCGGGCTGATCTGCCCCAACAATAAATGCAGGAATGTCAGTGCACCTTTTGATGATGTTGAACAGAAGCTCATCGAAGTTCTGGCAGAATATATCAAGGAAGAAAAACTAAGAATCAGCAATGGCCACACACAGATCGACGACAGTATTCTTCAGATATTGCAGAACCAGCTGGCTGATCTGCGGGAAGAGACAGTGGATTTGAACAAGCAGAATGATAACATTCACGACTTTCTGGAAAAAGGCATCTATGACGTGGACACCTTCCTGCAACGTTCTCAGAAGATATCCTCCAGAATAACAGAAATCGAAGAGAAGCAGAAGACACTGCAGCAGGAAATAATAGAAGAGAACAAACGCATTGAAAGTGCCACCAGCATCATCCCGATGACAGAGCAGCTTCTCTTGCAGTACGAGAATATGAGTGCCCTTGAAAAGAACTCCATGCTGAAGGAGGTCCTGCGCTGTGTAAAGTATGAAAGAGAGTGCTCGATACGTGATGGAGGCACTGCAGATAATTTCACGCTTTACCTATACCCGAAAATCTCCCATAAATAA
- a CDS encoding spore coat protein CotJB, producing the protein MMNRKQLLRKLQMLDFAIQETALFLNSHPDDRQAMQYYQSAVKEREKTAKEYEHLCGPLTNRQNHSDSWEYSKGPWPWERED; encoded by the coding sequence ATGATGAATAGAAAGCAACTGCTGAGAAAGCTTCAAATGCTGGATTTTGCGATTCAGGAAACAGCACTGTTTTTAAACTCACACCCTGATGACAGACAGGCAATGCAGTATTATCAGTCTGCCGTGAAGGAACGCGAGAAGACTGCAAAGGAGTATGAACATCTTTGCGGACCATTGACAAATCGGCAGAATCACTCGGATAGCTGGGAGTATAGCAAAGGGCCCTGGCCATGGGAAAGGGAGGATTGA
- a CDS encoding Zn-dependent hydrolase, with product MRINEKRLWNHIQTLGQIGKAEDGSVTRLSFTKEDEAAAFQLTEWMREAGLHVTIDACGNIIGTLKGAEPNLPPVVCGSHFDTVKEGGIFDGCLGVLTGIEVLQTIREAGIQPQRSIMVIGFRDEEGNRFGYGMIGSRSICGKVEKDGLLSVDHKGITLAQAMTQAGYHPACYATCQLSSLEAFYEVHIEQADVLAAQNLSVGIVEGIAGLVRYTVTIYGRSAHAGATPMHRRHDPVTAMSRWILHMTKLAQQQPHTVATIGEIHTYPGACNIICDRVSFSLDLRSLDDAVIQQILDVMQEFEEMLEQEQGVRIERRLEQQLPAAICDEGLKQELEVCCKTLQLPILRLASGAGHDCMNFQGICPTAMIFVRSQHEGASHCKEEYSTQKDCADGCQLLLEAFRKYL from the coding sequence ATGAGAATCAATGAGAAGCGTTTATGGAATCATATACAGACACTGGGGCAGATTGGAAAAGCAGAAGATGGAAGTGTAACACGGCTTTCGTTCACAAAAGAGGATGAGGCGGCAGCTTTTCAGCTGACGGAATGGATGCGGGAAGCCGGTCTTCATGTAACGATTGATGCCTGTGGTAATATCATAGGTACGCTGAAGGGAGCTGAACCAAACCTGCCTCCTGTTGTTTGCGGCTCCCATTTCGATACGGTAAAGGAAGGCGGAATATTCGATGGCTGTCTGGGAGTGCTGACAGGTATTGAAGTATTGCAGACCATACGGGAAGCAGGAATACAGCCGCAGCGTTCCATCATGGTCATTGGCTTTCGGGATGAAGAAGGAAACCGTTTCGGATATGGCATGATTGGCAGCCGCTCGATTTGCGGGAAAGTGGAAAAAGACGGACTGCTGTCTGTGGATCATAAGGGAATTACACTTGCACAGGCAATGACACAGGCAGGCTATCATCCTGCGTGTTATGCGACCTGCCAGCTGTCATCGCTGGAAGCATTTTATGAGGTACATATTGAGCAGGCTGATGTTCTGGCAGCACAGAATCTCTCCGTGGGAATTGTTGAGGGGATTGCCGGGCTGGTGAGATATACGGTCACAATATATGGCAGAAGTGCACATGCGGGGGCAACACCGATGCATCGTCGTCATGATCCGGTAACCGCCATGTCCCGCTGGATTCTGCACATGACGAAGCTTGCGCAGCAGCAGCCGCATACGGTGGCTACAATCGGGGAAATTCATACCTACCCCGGCGCCTGCAATATCATTTGTGATCGTGTAAGCTTTTCTCTGGATCTGCGCTCTCTGGATGATGCTGTCATACAGCAAATACTGGATGTAATGCAGGAGTTTGAAGAAATGCTCGAACAGGAACAGGGAGTACGGATTGAACGCCGCCTGGAACAGCAGCTGCCGGCGGCGATATGTGATGAAGGCCTGAAGCAGGAGCTGGAGGTCTGCTGTAAAACACTGCAGCTGCCGATTCTGCGACTTGCCAGCGGCGCCGGTCATGACTGTATGAACTTTCAGGGCATTTGTCCCACAGCGATGATCTTTGTACGCTCTCAGCATGAAGGAGCCTCCCACTGTAAAGAGGAATACAGTACACAAAAGGACTGTGCAGACGGGTGTCAGCTTTTGCTGGAGGCATTCCGGAAGTATTTGTAA
- a CDS encoding N-acetyltransferase: protein MEISREDHRIFIEEQGQLPAEFTFPFVDKQVVDINHTFADVSLRGQGIRGALMKEAAAVIRKKCWKCMAFSPYALAWMKKHEKEQDIWMKEEPR from the coding sequence ATGGAGATAAGCAGAGAGGATCACCGTATATTTATAGAGGAACAGGGACAGCTGCCTGCAGAGTTTACATTCCCCTTTGTGGACAAGCAGGTCGTGGATATCAATCATACATTTGCCGATGTATCCCTGCGCGGACAGGGGATAAGAGGCGCACTGATGAAGGAGGCGGCAGCTGTGATAAGGAAGAAGTGCTGGAAATGTATGGCATTTAGTCCCTATGCACTTGCCTGGATGAAAAAGCATGAGAAGGAACAGGATATTTGGATGAAGGAGGAACCACGATGA
- a CDS encoding helix-turn-helix transcriptional regulator: MSLEDELRELIINKYRSIRQFSIEANIPATTIQSMLNSGIQNAGVKKVMRICDILGLETDALADGYIKEKVVNSNSITVNELNLIKKYRALDEHGKDMVDTVLQKEYERRTEHAKEFIMLQPPILVPYYGHVASAGTGQYVFDDIPPEMIEIENEMDNMHVDFAIGVNGDSMEPTYHDGDTLLIKKQSEIHIGEIGIFMINGEAFVKELGDSVLISHNKKYEDIHINDSVICLGKVISKHIS, from the coding sequence ATGTCTTTAGAAGATGAACTAAGAGAACTAATCATAAACAAATATAGAAGTATAAGACAATTTTCTATAGAAGCGAATATCCCTGCGACTACGATTCAATCCATGTTGAATAGTGGTATTCAAAATGCGGGTGTAAAAAAAGTTATGAGAATATGCGATATTCTAGGTTTGGAAACAGATGCTCTAGCTGATGGATATATAAAGGAAAAAGTTGTCAATTCAAATAGTATTACTGTTAATGAACTAAACTTAATAAAAAAATACCGCGCTCTTGATGAACACGGAAAAGATATGGTAGATACAGTTTTACAAAAAGAATATGAACGGCGGACAGAGCATGCAAAGGAATTCATAATGCTGCAGCCACCTATATTAGTACCCTATTATGGCCATGTAGCATCTGCCGGAACCGGGCAATATGTATTCGATGACATTCCACCAGAAATGATAGAAATAGAAAATGAGATGGATAACATGCATGTAGATTTCGCTATCGGTGTAAATGGGGACAGCATGGAACCTACGTATCACGATGGCGATACGCTACTGATAAAGAAGCAATCTGAAATACATATTGGTGAAATAGGTATCTTCATGATCAATGGTGAAGCGTTTGTAAAAGAACTTGGTGACAGTGTTTTGATTAGTCACAATAAAAAGTATGAGGATATTCATATAAATGATTCAGTAATATGCTTGGGGAAAGTTATTAGTAAACACATCAGCTGA
- a CDS encoding spore coat associated protein CotJA has translation MKYANGACCPWIPRERVADNEYCYDDVDFMEQQPKHQRQQAQMPGMAYVPMQVWKKPYEREIGFQRGTIFHALDKPFLGDEGAC, from the coding sequence ATGAAGTATGCGAATGGTGCGTGCTGTCCATGGATTCCCAGGGAGCGCGTAGCTGATAATGAATACTGCTATGATGATGTGGACTTTATGGAGCAGCAGCCTAAACATCAACGGCAGCAGGCACAGATGCCTGGTATGGCCTATGTACCGATGCAGGTATGGAAAAAACCGTATGAAAGAGAGATTGGGTTTCAAAGAGGAACGATTTTTCATGCTCTTGATAAACCCTTTCTCGGTGATGAGGGGGCGTGCTGA
- a CDS encoding NCS2 family permease — MSKIADFFKFRERNTSYKKELIAGITTFMTMAYVLVVQPGAIVGYGDAAFIIDANGVMITKEAIVVTCAIISGLITLLMALYANLPFALATGMGSNFMFGALIQSQQLSFGGAMAMTLISGVIFLLLTIFGIRDLIVKAIPKNIKISIGTAIGFFIAYLGFKNTGIAAFTESGMGMGNFTDPAVMLAVLGLVIIAILTAYKVNGAILIGIVIVTLLGIPAGVTTVPSTFAKVPDFTGLGNVMFNLDFKSVFSFSSVILIFTAFCGDFFSTLGTILGVSAKAGMLDENGDLPNIQQPFLVDAIGTCVGALTGNTVITTFVESSAGVEAGGRTGFTSVVVSVIFMIMVFLSPLVLMIPNAATGPALIFVGFLMISGFKDIDFADFSESFGPFVMIMFTVFTGSIASGISAGILAFVLIKTATGKFREVHPIMYVMAIPLICYFIYG; from the coding sequence ATGAGCAAAATCGCAGATTTTTTCAAATTTAGGGAACGCAATACCAGCTATAAAAAAGAGCTTATCGCCGGTATCACCACGTTTATGACAATGGCATATGTTCTGGTTGTACAGCCCGGGGCAATCGTCGGCTATGGGGATGCCGCATTTATCATCGATGCCAACGGCGTCATGATTACGAAGGAGGCGATTGTTGTCACCTGTGCCATTATCAGTGGGCTGATTACGCTGCTGATGGCATTGTATGCAAACCTCCCGTTTGCACTGGCAACCGGTATGGGAAGCAACTTCATGTTCGGGGCACTGATTCAGAGCCAGCAGTTGTCCTTTGGCGGTGCTATGGCAATGACTCTGATTTCAGGTGTTATTTTTCTGTTGCTGACAATCTTCGGTATCCGTGATTTGATTGTTAAGGCGATACCAAAAAACATTAAAATATCGATTGGTACCGCAATCGGCTTCTTTATCGCCTATCTGGGATTCAAAAATACAGGGATTGCAGCCTTTACGGAAAGCGGAATGGGCATGGGGAATTTCACTGATCCTGCTGTTATGCTGGCCGTTCTGGGACTTGTTATCATCGCTATTCTGACAGCGTATAAGGTGAACGGTGCTATTCTGATCGGTATCGTTATCGTTACGCTTCTGGGAATACCGGCAGGGGTTACCACAGTGCCGTCTACCTTTGCCAAGGTTCCTGATTTCACAGGGCTGGGCAATGTCATGTTTAATCTGGATTTTAAATCCGTATTCAGTTTCTCATCCGTCATTCTGATCTTTACGGCGTTCTGCGGAGATTTCTTTTCTACGCTGGGGACAATTCTCGGTGTCAGTGCAAAAGCCGGCATGCTGGATGAAAACGGGGATTTACCGAATATCCAGCAGCCGTTTCTGGTAGATGCCATCGGTACCTGTGTCGGTGCGCTTACCGGTAATACGGTCATCACCACCTTTGTGGAATCCAGTGCTGGTGTGGAAGCAGGCGGACGTACGGGATTTACAAGTGTTGTGGTATCCGTTATCTTTATGATTATGGTATTTCTCTCCCCGCTGGTGCTGATGATTCCCAATGCGGCAACCGGACCGGCTCTGATTTTCGTTGGCTTTTTGATGATCAGCGGCTTTAAGGATATTGATTTCGCAGATTTCTCAGAATCCTTCGGGCCGTTTGTCATGATTATGTTCACTGTGTTTACAGGCTCTATCGCCAGCGGTATCTCTGCCGGTATTCTGGCATTCGTACTCATCAAAACAGCAACCGGTAAATTCAGAGAAGTACATCCGATCATGTATGTTATGGCGATACCACTGATTTGTTATTTTATATACGGGTAA